One Deltaproteobacteria bacterium CG2_30_66_27 DNA window includes the following coding sequences:
- a CDS encoding DUF86 domain-containing protein → MPPREWRLRIEDILEAIHKIRRYVSGLSFDEFQSDDKVVDAVVRNLEVIGEAARHIPPEMESRHPDLPWVEMRGMRNVLVHEYFGVNLSILWHTIQQNLPPIIEKPDKILASENE, encoded by the coding sequence ATGCCGCCTAGGGAATGGCGGCTGCGCATCGAAGATATCCTGGAGGCCATCCACAAAATACGGCGTTACGTGTCCGGCTTGTCGTTCGACGAATTCCAGTCGGACGACAAGGTCGTCGATGCCGTGGTGAGGAACCTCGAGGTCATCGGCGAAGCGGCCCGACATATCCCTCCGGAGATGGAATCACGCCATCCGGATCTCCCATGGGTGGAAATGCGGGGGATGCGGAATGTCCTCGTTCACGAGTATTTCGGCGTGAATCTCTCGATCCTCTGGCACACCATCCAGCAGAACCTTCCTCCGATCATCGAGAAACCGGATAAGATCCTCGCCAGTGAGAACGAG